DNA from Triticum aestivum cultivar Chinese Spring chromosome 7D, IWGSC CS RefSeq v2.1, whole genome shotgun sequence:
TAGaagggtagccgatgaagatgcatgCAATGGAACGTGGTGCAAGCTTATGAGGAGCAGTGTTGGCAATGCTAGGTTAAGAGAGGCACCCAAAAATACACAGACCATCATAAGATGGTGGCATgccgaagagaagatggtgaggtgcgtaGTTTCACCGTGGGCGGCAGGGTCGAAGATTAAGGAGAAGCGATGCAGTAGCAAGTGCGTCCGGCCAGAAGCGAGGCAGAATGTTAGCATGGAACAGGAGCTTGCGAACGCAGtcattcagagtgcgaaggacgcgttcggctcaaccgttctgctgtgaagtatACGGGCATGTGAAACGAAAAATTGTTCCATGGTGCGACAaaaaagtgcggaaagcaaggttgtcgaactcttttccattgtcagtcCGAAGAGCAACAATGGGACGCCCAAAACTGcgtgctgacataggagtaaaaagccgtcaaaGTGGAGAGTGCATTCGACTTTCGTCGCAaagggaaggtccacacataatgtgAATAATCATCAAGAAGAACCAGATAATATAAGtagcccgaattactaggaaccggagaggtccacacatcgctatgaatcaactgaaaaggaaaagaagcaatgGTGGTGGAGTTTAAAcggaaggcgaacatgtttgccgacacgacaggcatgacaagtgtgatcctctatcttattacaactgaaattgaaactcctaagaatatgacgaagtgtgacggggttgggatgacccaaacgagcATGCCAGAGATCAACGCCAGCGAAGAGAGCAACTGGAGAAGTGGTGGCGGATGAAGGCgagtgcaccggatagagctcgtcgggctgtcacatcggtggagtaccatcctggttcgagcgtccttAACACAAAAACCAagttcgtcaaattcaacagtgacaTGATTTTCACGAGTAAACCAACGAACGGAAATaaggttcttaataagatgaggagACACAAGTATATTAGACAAAGATAAAGGTGTGGaattagaaggaaaagaagtgtgcccgacgtgcgtgataggaagtgtggaactgtcgccgacaatgatgcggcggtcgatggtgacgggagtgaaggaggcaagattaccaggatgagcaaacatgtgagccgtagccccggtgtccatgtaccaatcactgCCTCTAgtgtagttgttcggcgtaggGGCGGTGTGCAGCGCGGCGAGGAGCGCCGGGTCCCAAGGCGCCAGCGGCAGCGCCGGCGAGGGGGACGGAGGCGCCATCGGGAGGTCGTAACCGCCACTCAGCTGCGGCGGTGGGTACCCTCCATAGGGCCGTGGAGCCGCGTAGTACGCCTGATGCGCCGGCGGGCGCGGCACGGAAAGCGTCAGCTCAGGGGCCCGGGGGACCGGCATGGTGTAGGCATGAACAACGCCGGTCCACGGGTTGTAGCCGGCGGCCCACGGAGGGGGCacctggagctgctgctgctggcgAGGCTGGTCGgctccctgctgctgctgctgaccaccGCGTCAGCCACCACGCCGGCCCCCGCGGCGCTGGTCGACGGAAGGGGCGGGAGGTGCGGGCGACCCGTACGGGAGGGGCAGCAGCCCCGGCTGCTGTGGCGCCGGGTACGGCGGCGGCGGTGCCTGGTACGACGCCTGATGGCGCGGCCGGGGCAGCGGGAGGCGTCGGGGGCCCGCCGCGGGTagtgccggcggcgagggcggtgtggATGGCCCGCGCCTTCACCTGCTTCATCCGCCGCTCCTCCAAGCGGAGGTACGCAACGAACTTGGCGAAGGAGGGTGAGGTTCGccgcggcgttgccgaagtcctcgttgagcccGGCGGTGAGCGTGCTGGGGAGGAGGTCATCATTGATCCTCGCGCCAATATCGCGGAGCTCGTCAACGAGAGTCTTGAGACGGCGACAGTAGTCGTCGACGGAGGAGTTGTCCTGGTGGCACCCAAAGAACTCTTGCTGCAAAAAAACACGACGTTGGAGTTGATTGTCGGTGAAGAGcccgttcagcttggtccacacggCATGGGCGTCGTCACCGTCCTGCACGACCGTCTGAAAGAGGTCTGGcgagatggtgaggaagaaccaccggatgatcaTGGTGTCGATGGTGGACCAGTCATGAAACTCAGGGACGAGGCTTGAGTCGATGGAGCCGTCCACGTGATCGACGAGGTGGTACTCCCTTAACACAAGGGAGAAATACGTCTTCCACGTGTAGTAGGAGGAGTCCGTCTGGGAGAGACGAACCAGCACCCGCTCGTAAATGTTCAGGTTGCGGATGTCGTTGACGTCGGGAGGGTTGGCGTCGGTGAACGGGTTGGAGTTGGTGGACGCGGATGACGTGACAGACGACATGGCGGCGAGGGTCGGCTCGGCGTGGCGCGGGTTAGGGTTTGGtgcgggtggcggcggtggcgctcggggaGGGGTTCGGTCGGGCGGAGAGGAAGGCAGCGGCGGCTAGGGAACAGCAGCTAGGAGGGAGTTGGGTGGCGGCGGCGCTTGGGTGCAGCTAAGGGAGTTGGGCGGCGCGGCGGCAGGAGGGTTTAAGCGGCCGCGCAGGTAGGGAAGGGGGAGCGTGGCTGCAGGAAGAAGGGAGAAGCGGCGACGGGCGGAAGCTAGGTTTAGAACCTGATATCATGTATAATGTATGAATTATACGATGTATTGCTCAAACGCACGTATATATGATTTACAAAGATGACccacgacctcaactatacaaggcaaTTAGGAGATGGGTCCAATACACAGTTATGCACAACACATGTACTCACCAGAGGGCACCACACAAATCCTGTTTCCAGAATCCAACTTTTAACTGCACGACATAGAATCTCTATCCAAGTCACCGGCAACTTTTTTACAATATATTTGAGAATCTTCTCCAGGAACCATGCCGAGATCTTGCGGTGCTTCAAAAGGAGATCTCTGTGGCCACTTTATGCAAGAAGATAAACTGAGATACTCCCtcagttcacaaatataagatgttttagatatttcaatatacactacatacggactgaaatgactgaaatgagtgaacatacacactaaaacatgtctatatacatccgattcacaaAAAGGTTCAAACATCTTACATTTGCGAACGAAGATTCAGGCAGAAGTTTTAAGTTAAAAGCCATAGTGAACTTTGATCAGCAAGTCAGAGACTACAGAAGATCATACTATGCATCATATTCAACCACTTTAAGCAATACATTTTGTTACTTATACCACCTGATGAATGAAGAAATGACGCTTTAACAGCCTCCTATCTCATTTCTCTTTAACTGGCTGACATGAATCCCAACAAAATGGATGGAGATATACATACATGATACTATATGGAGCTATACCTTACCAGTTACAATCTGGTGTGCTATTTTGATACACTCTAGACTCTAGGCACAACAGGCCAAGCGACCAGATGCTCAGGAAGACTGTATGATAGGTTGATCCGCGAATTCGCCATGCAACCAACCTTTGGCAATGTGCCCATATGCGGCCTCCGTCAAGTGAATGCCGTCCCAGCTCCAATGTGTCTTCGGATCAGCACACGGCGTAGCACCAGGCTCGCCGCACTTTGCTGTCAGATTGAAGTTGTAAGGGCCCTTCCCGGGAGCGCCACAGCATGCTCTAGGCGGCTGCTTGTGAAATCCTACATCAACAGCTGTAATGTTAGGTCCCTGCCTGGCAGAAAAACTCCTTGGTCTCTTTCTGCGAACAGATGTATATCATGCTTATACAAGCGATAAACACATTCTTGCCCCTtatcaatgtactccctccgttcatgaacataagatgttttgaatatttcaACATGGACTACATACACTGAAATGagcgaacaaacacactaaaacgggtctatatacatccgattcagaaaaaagttaaaacatcttatatttgtgataTGAGGGAGTAGTAGTCAAGACTCAAGACAAACATGCCGGAATAATTAAATGACTACCATTCTGCTAATGTGCCAGTGAAACAGAGATGACAGGGTCATGGCTCTCGTACGTCCTTAAAGCGACCAGTAAAAGGAAAATTCTCCCTCTACACAGATGCGTCACCTGTATGAACCTTTGTTTTCCTATTTGTCCAGGATGATGCCTAAAGTACAGTACATGTTCATTTTTCTACAACGGGAATAAACAGTAAGTATGAAAGAGataataaatataaatatatatttcAGCTAACTGGGAAAATTTCTGGTGTTTGTATTTCACTTGTCTAGTGGTACGGACTTGAATATAAGTTTGTTAATCAGAAATCTAACCGTTGCAACACTTAGTAACAGGAATGAAGATGATGCTCTACACGATTCTCATAATAAAATACCCAATTTAGCAATATCCTAATGCAGAAGTAATTTCTGTTTGAGAAGTCGCAATTTTTTGTTTCAATATGGCATGATACACTAATACATACATTGCTTTGATGTTGTATAGATATGCCTTTACAGCTCCTTCAGATTTGTTTTCGAGATAAGGAATTTCTCTTGCAGGCAGATCTAAACTTCACAGTTAGCCGTCGAGATGATTGTACTTATGCTGTGGACAATTTTATATGCCGCTGGACACGAATACACGATATAAATTGTTATATAGTTTCGATAACTTAAATGGCAAGGTCAAGTTTTTAGCTGCCAATGTTGTATGGCAACAGAAATCCACAAAACAAGGATTTACTGCAAGAATTGGGCCACAGCTTATGAAAACATGCACAACTAAGGCATGCGAggattcaaaaaaaaaattagatTCTCAAAAAAAACTAAGGCATGTGAGCTCGCAGTAATAGGTCAATTTCCCAATATCAGAAAAAAAAATGTGAAGATTACTCGTGGTCTCTGCATCACTGACAAATAGTATTCTAGATGTAGATACCAGATATGAGATTCCATATGATTATAACAAAATTCTTGAACACACAGAAGATAAATGGCACTGTCTAAGACGCTGAAAAGCCCTACATCTAGACCGGAATTATCAGTAACGTTTACTGCATCTCAAAAGTACATAATTCGACAGTTGACTGGGCAGCTAAGTTGAATTAGGTATGTCACGAAATTTTAAATTTCTATCTCAAACTTAGAACTAACAGAGAGAATATTTAGTAATATAATATCAGACTCCACAAGTTTCCTAGTGCTAAACCAATCGCATTAACATATTTAATTATTTGTTGGTGACAATCTAGTTCTGCCTGCAAAAATAAAGAATTTGGGAACTCACCAAATTTTTCAGGCTGAAGCAAGAACTGGATAACTGGTGTAAAGTAATCCCCATATACGATCCTCACGCCAGGGTGTTTGGCACGAAGCTTCTCCAGCGCATGCTTGAGCATCGCGTTGTGCACCCATGAAAATGTGTTGAATCGCTTGAGGCAGCCGCTACGCGGACCGTAGCCCTCTTTAGGATCAACATACATGCTCAGGTACACTGGAAAGCACCCAGACGGCATCACTCCAGGCACAATTAAATCCTTTGCCCCCTCGGCAATCAATTGCTGCAGCACGCACAAGGAGTTAGAACAAAGCTACACACAGCATGCTGGAACACTGCGAAGACGGAAATGCTCACCTCCACACCATCTGAGATGCCCTGAACGACATGGGGTATCAAGTTGTAGGCCTCCCTGAGATCCTTCCCGGCAAAGAGCGGCGCGTTGTAGTCATTTCCGGCCAATTCACCCACTACGAACAGGGACTTGGCAAAGAAATCCTTGCATTCTtcagatacaagaaaacaggaacaccCAATTCAGATGAAATTCAGACATCAACGTCAATGAAATGGGAAATAATATGAATGTGAATAAAGAATAACTTGTTTTGTTTCTTGTACTAGTACTACCTTGGGTGGAGTTACAAAAGGAGGGCTTGAGGTCGCGTAACCACTGGATTTGGGTGAAGAGTGACCCGGAGTTCCAGACGCTCTTCCCGAGCCCCCGCTTCTCGAAGAACTCCGTGTCGAGCGCCGTGGCGCCGGTGATGGCGAAGTTGGCGCCCTGCGCGAAGCTGGCGTTCTTGGCCTTGGACGGGGGCAGCAGCGGCAGCCCGAACTCTTGCGCTGCGGGCACCAGGGAAGCCAAATCAGTCGAATCTCGAACCCAGGACGCGACCAAGACATGACTCAAAAGGACCATTCCGTGAATTACCGATGAAATCGATGACGAGGCGGCCGTCGGAGCAGCGGCCGGTGGGGTAGCCGAAGTAGGACTGGCCGTAGGGCGGCCGCGCCGTGGCGAGGTAGTCCGGGATGCCCTCGGTCACCAGGTTGCCGGCGTCCACCAGGGAGTCCCCGAAATTGAACACCGCGTTGTACTTCCCGGCCTCCGCCGCCACAACAAGAAGCCACAGCGCCGCGGCAAGAACCGTCCTCCAGCCcacgcctccccgcctcgccctcGCCATTGCTCGGCTGTCCCCGGTGGTCCGGCCAGGAAACCGTGGGCGAGGAGaacaaagaagagaagaagaaggctgCTGCTTTGCCTCGGCTCCTCGGCTTGCCGCGGTTACTAGTAGCTTCCCGGTGGGGAAACGCGCCGCTTGTCCGCTTCTTCCCGTGTGGGGGAGCGAAGGTGGAGTCCCCGTCGGGAGTTTCGTCTCTTGTGGCGGTGCGGCGGTGGAACCAGATCCTGGCTACAGCCCCGTTTTATTCCGCTCCCAGCCGCGGCGCCGTGACGTGATGGGCCGGCGCCTGGCCTTTGCTGGGGTGGCGAGCTTGCCTTGGGGTGGCGCATTGACTGATGGCCACCGTAGTGGCGGTATTGAATGCGTGCCCTTGTGGGACACCGGGACGGCACGCGGACGGCCGTGGGGAGGAGTGGCACCAGCGGTGGTAAGTGGCCGCTGAATCGTGGCTAGGCACCCTGGCAACGTGTTCGGGTTGCCGGCACGAATCAACCTGGCCGATGCTTCGTCCTACGATGGTTTTagggccaactccaccgcacgatccTATTCTGTCCGTCTTCGTCCGTTTGAGGTAAAACAGACAAACGAGGCGGCCCAGCGCATGGGAGCAAACGGgtttttgtccgttttgtgtccgctttcgatcCATCCGCGGCTTAAGTTTGCGTCgctttggggtgaaacggacaccacgcggaCGCGCGGGCCGTCCGCGCATGTCcttccctggcccgcccgtcggtggcacagggcAGGCCTTTTTTATCCGCCCCCCTCCTTTCCTTCGGCCGCACCccctccactcttccccactcttcccctcgctgccgccgccgccgctgccattgcagccgtgcagtttggacgcgcgctcgcccagccccttcccctcggcgccgcCCCTCGACCCAACCACGAccacctggtttgcgcacccgccggccggatttggggcggatccggtcggtcttgagctcgcccggctgtgggaggccaggccgcgccatggactggccgggcacctcgccggaaggccctggcagggccgcaaggccacatgcaggcagtggctcctcctctagccgctcggatctgcaccgtcggtggtccgccggcagatacacgaatggcggtcggccgggctcggtgcttgcccaaaagctcgccggcgcaccgttgccactcattaagtgcgaccactgcccaaggatggccgtgcgccgcgtgtctacaacgccggaacatcccggatgggtgttcatcaagtgcttaaacgatggggtatgtgctttTTTAGCTTCTGTTTGTGCTCTAGTTTTGATTAATTGTGCTAACTACAAATTTTATTGTGTagcatggatgcaagttttggtattgggaagaagagtacatcgatatattgatagagcgaaatttagtacatgttcgtgcacttttagctagcatagaggttgtagatgagacaagtgcacttgttgctagattagaggctagacacgagactaggtgtgaggaagcaacatcgacttctggcttgaagaagaaaggaggatgccagatcgagcctcctccacagatcaagtgcatcgagaaggccctaacccaactcaagggagcagttatggaagttgggtatcttctaaaatgtatttttgttgttcttattttctttggtcttgctttactagtcaaaatATGATGATGTATTCTTCATGTACCGAAAATGAATGATGAAAAGAAGTTAAGGACTTGAAAAAAATGtacgcggacaggatgcggccgggatgcgtccgcgcgctgggcgcacggccaccgcatcccaggacaagTCCGGACACAACCCCATTGCCCTATCCAAAGAGACAGAATCcgaacaaaacggacgtccgtttaaggtcgcgcggtggagttggccttagccaGCTTTTTAGGACTTCTTCTTTGGCTGAATGAAGCGGTTAACGGTTTCTTTGGTGCTCGTTTACTATCCGAGGGCTCACGTGCTTCACTCGCAGTATCTTTCCAGCTGCAAAGCGACAGAGCTAGAGGCcagcacacacacacaaaatatataGTAGTACGTGTGAATTAGGTTGACCAAAACAGGAAAACGCAAAAGAACAAACGTAAGGCGTACAGCACGTAGCAAGACATGCACATCACATCCTTGTGATAAGCTGCAACGCTTTTTGGACAATTGCGTTGAACATGCACACCACGCCTTGGAGATGAGCCACGATGTTTTTGGAAAATTGCATTGAACCATAGACACCGAAATCCATTACCAGTCCTATATTCAGACGTGACAAGAATGACCACACACAAACGAAAAGAGGATCGCACATCAAGAAACGTGCATGCTtctcgcaaaaaagaaaaaaaaatgcgcATGCGCTCGAGAAAGGAAAAGGGCGCATACGCAACATGTCGCCAAACGGACGAGGTTGATGCAGCATATGCCTCTTCCACCACCTCTCGCGAGCCATATCGCACGACACACGGAGAATGAACAAATCGCCGCCTGCTAGAGCACACACAAAGACATAACCGAAAGGGAGCAACAACAACCGAAATAATAGAGTGTGAACAAAGATATCACCATGGGGCCAAGCACCGAGAGAGAAAGTTGCCACATTTCTACGTGCATGGACTAGGACATGATCATGACTGCAGTGACAACTATCCATCAACGTGACTCTACCACACGAGTAAAACATTTGCACAAAACAACATATCCTAGAGAGGATTCAAAAATCCTAGAGAACACAAAATGACCTAATAGTGCCCTCTATAGAATATGGTCATACCAATAGCTCGGAACCACGCTGCCCCGATCAGCTCAAACATTGTCCATGGAGCGACAAATAAAATAGTGGACAACGAGAGCTGGGCAGTAGCCCAGTGGAAAGGTCGCATTGGCGCATCCTTgcagaccgggggggggggggggggggggggtcgtctaACGTCGGGAGCGAATTTTTGCGATCTTACTCGGCTGGGCTCTATCTTAATTCTACGAGAAACTTTTCACATTCAAACGTTCTGATGCCGCTGATGCAGTCCTAGATGCTATCCCTCAAAATATTTCTCTTGAGATGAATGAGGATTTGAGTAAGCCCTACACTAATGAGGAAATCAAGGCTGCTCTATTCCAGATGGGTCCTACTAAACCTCCTGGACCTGATGGCTTTCCCGCCCTCTTCTACCAGAATCATTGGGACTTCTTGGAGAGGAGATTTGTCGAGCTGTGAAATGCTTTTTGGATGGAAGTTCTATTCCGGAGGGTTTTTGTGACTCAGTGATCGTCCTTATTCCTAAAGTGACACGACCCAAGCACCTGAAGAATTTCCGTCCAATTAGTCTATGTAATGTTCTTTACAAGATTGCCTCGAAGGTTTTGGCCAATTGTTTGAAGTTATTGCTGCCTGCTGTCATCTCTGAGTTTCAGATTGCCTTCGTGCCTGGAAGATTGATCATTGACAACTCTCTTATTGCCTTTGAATCTCTACACACCATCAGACATCACCGAGCTAAACAACCCTTCTTTGCCTTGAAGATTGACGACGAAAGCCTATGACCGTGTTGAGTGGAGTTTTCTTCATGGTTGTCTCTCCAGACTCGGTTTTAACCCTACATGGATCAACTCAGTGATGAGGTGTGTAACCAATGTCCAGCATGCTGTAAGGGTTAATGGTGAGCTTACTGCACCTGTTGTTCCATAGAGAGGAATTCGTCAGGGTGATCGTATCAGCCCCTATTTGTTTCTGCTCTGCACCGAAGGACTGTCAAGTCTGTTACTCCAAAAGGAGAGTTGTGGCGAGCTACATGGCATTAGGAACGGTCGCTCCGGTCCTCCTATCTCACATCTCCTGTTTGCCGATGACAGTATCTTCTTTGCAAGATCTGATGCTTGTAGTGTGGTTGCTTTGAAGACTACTCTGAACCCAGATTGCTCTGGTTCTTGTCAGTTAATTAACAAGGACAAGTCCTCTTTACTCTTTGGTCATGGTTGTTCGGAGACTTTTTAAGCAAAGAGTGAAGGCGAGTCTTGGGATATCTAACGAAACCTTCAATGACACATACCTTTGTATGCCTACCGAGGTTGGTAAATCCCCTACTAGTATCTTCAAGTTCTTGCCAGATAGGGCCTGGCGATGTGTTCATGGATGGTCTGATCGCCCGATCTCGAGAGCAGGGAAACGAACACTGTTGAAATCTATCATTCAGGCGATCCCTACTTTCATCATGAGCTGCTTTGAACTTCCTAAGGCTATCTGTCGAATGTTCAGACAAATTATTGCCGGCGAGTGGTGGGGCAGAGAGGATGGGAAAAAGAAGATACACTGGAGATCATGGGATTGGCTCTCAACGCCCAAGTCTTTTGGCGAGATGGGTTTTCGGGATATGCACATCTTCAATTTGGCAATGCTGGGCAAACAAGGGTGGCGACTACTTACTGTTCGGGACTCCTTGTGTGCTCGTGTCTTAAAAGGCCGGTATTTCCCTCACAAGGATTTCTGGAATGCACCGCCCCGCGGTCGTCTTCTGCCACTTTGCGCATCATTCTTGCTAGCCGTGACCTGCTCAAGAAGGGAGTTCAATGGGGAATTGGGGACGGCTGctaggttgataacccacaagtataggggatcgcaacagttttcgagggtagagtatttaaccaaagtttatagattcgacacaaggggagccaaagaatatttgaaggtattagcagctgagttgtcaattcaaccacacctggagattaattctCTGCAGCAaggtaatcagtagcaaagtagtatgatagttttgataatagtagcagcagtaacggtaacggtaacaatgatagcagtaattttgtagcaagtgtaacagtgatgatagcagtagtaacttagcaagaacaatataggataaattcgtaggcattggatcggtgacttgttgggtgatattcatcatgagacagttataacctagggcgatacggcactagctccagttcgtcaataatgtaggcatgtattccataatagtcatacgtgcttatggaaagaacttgcatgacatcttttgtcccaccctcccgtggcagcggggtccatattggaaactaagggatattaaggcctccttttaatagagaaccggaacaaagcattaacacatagtgaatacatgaactcctataactacgatcatcaccgggagtggtcccgactattgtcactccggggttgctagatcataacacgtagtaggtgactataacttgcaagatcgtatctagaacatgaatataattgtgataacataaacggttcagatccgagttcatggcactcgggcccaaagtgacaagcattaagcatggcaaagtcatagcaacattaatcttagaatatagtggatactagggatcaagccctaacaaaaataactcgattacatgatgaatctcatccaactcctcaccgaccagcaagcctacgaaggaattactcactcccggtggggagcatcatggaattgtcgATGAagaaaggttggtgatgatgaagaacgaaggaTCCCCCTGTCCGGagtcccaaacggactccagatctggcctcccgatgaagaacaggaggtgacggcggctccgtctcgtggatcgcgataattctttctccctgttttttctgggaaaataggattttatagcattggCTTCAAGGTCTGCGggaccaccaggtggggacaacccacctgggcgcgccaggagagggggcgcgccctggtgggttgtgcctacccaggttcccctctccggtaggtcttggctgcagaaattcttatttattatataaaaattcctcgcaaagtttcgttccattccgagaacttttatttctgcacaaaaacaacaccatggtagttctgctgaaaacatcgtcagaccagggttagtttcattcaaatcatgcaaattagagtccaaaacaagaggaaaagcgttaggaaaagtagatacgttggagacgtatcaacttccccaagcttaaacatttgtttgttctcaagcaattcggtt
Protein-coding regions in this window:
- the LOC123166958 gene encoding GDSL esterase/lipase At5g45910, which encodes MARARRGGVGWRTVLAAALWLLVVAAEAGKYNAVFNFGDSLVDAGNLVTEGIPDYLATARPPYGQSYFGYPTGRCSDGRLVIDFIAQEFGLPLLPPSKAKNASFAQGANFAITGATALDTEFFEKRGLGKSVWNSGSLFTQIQWLRDLKPSFCNSTQECKDFFAKSLFVVGELAGNDYNAPLFAGKDLREAYNLIPHVVQGISDGVEQLIAEGAKDLIVPGVMPSGCFPVYLSMYVDPKEGYGPRSGCLKRFNTFSWVHNAMLKHALEKLRAKHPGVRIVYGDYFTPVIQFLLQPEKFGFHKQPPRACCGAPGKGPYNFNLTAKCGEPGATPCADPKTHWSWDGIHLTEAAYGHIAKGWLHGEFADQPIIQSS